The proteins below are encoded in one region of Thermosulfurimonas marina:
- a CDS encoding phosphoribosylformylglycinamidine synthase subunit PurS produces MAEVQRIEVAFKPGLRDARGEKVARRARDFLGLPVEDVRTVRVYLVEGDFSREILETLAQEALCDPVIQFFSLGKNLAPELGLAYDWVIEVGFRPGVTDNEGRVAAEALALLLERPLRRETEGVYSAIQYLVKGPLAREDCERLARELLANELIERWWILSRKEYEARGLSYPAPRVTETAEATVETWDLSRLSEEELLRLSRERLLALSLSEMRTIRDFFARKDFLEERLKYGLGPEITDVELECLAQTWSEHCKHKIFNARIHYRDLETGEEFTVDSLFKTYIRGATEKIRRSKGPRDFCLSVFVDNAGVIKLNEAWALAFKVETHNSPSALDPYGGALTGIVGVNRDPFGTGKGALLVFNTDVFCFAPPHWDKPLPPRLLHPRRIFEGVREGVEHGGNQSGIPTVNGSIVFDPRYLGKPLVYCGTGGILPLEVCGEPSWKKGARPGDLVVMVGGRIGKDGIHGATFSSEALHEGSPATAVQIGDPITQKKMTDFLLRARDECLYTSITDNGAGGLSSSVGEMAREAGGAELDLEKPPLKYPGLRPWEILLSESQERMTVAVPPEKIDRFLELARKMDVEATVVGRFTDSGYFHLRYEGRTVGLLPLRFLHEGLPQMELFAEWHPPKTEDPDLPEPEDLGAVLKEMLGRLNVCSKEYVVRQYDHEVQGGSVIKPLVGVLDDGPSDAAVLRPDLSRTDGIAVAHGICPKFSDLDTYWMAANAIDEAIRNAVCVGGDLEHMAGLDNFCWCDPIESEKTPDGRYKLAQLVRAARAVHDFTVAYGVPCISGKDSMKNDYLMALGLDPEGENPYGVGEILPDGSLKISVPPTLLFSVVARVPDVTRACTLEVKRPGDLLYLLGMTRDELGGSEYYASRGFVGTSVPRVQAQEARERYLRLREAIYYGLVASAHDASDGGLAVALAEKAFSGGYGLFVDLSAVPYEGCGRPDFILFSESASRILVTVPRDRQRDFEKLMEGTTFALIGEVIAEPELIVRDGLGRDLLKESLSELKAAWKAPLAEI; encoded by the coding sequence GTGGCCGAAGTCCAGCGCATTGAAGTGGCCTTCAAGCCCGGTCTTCGAGATGCCCGGGGCGAGAAAGTGGCCCGAAGGGCCCGGGATTTTCTGGGCCTTCCGGTAGAAGATGTGCGCACGGTGCGGGTCTACCTGGTGGAGGGGGACTTTTCCCGGGAGATCCTGGAGACCTTGGCCCAGGAGGCCCTCTGTGATCCGGTGATCCAGTTCTTTTCTCTCGGAAAGAATCTGGCCCCGGAGCTCGGTTTGGCCTACGATTGGGTAATTGAGGTGGGCTTCCGCCCCGGGGTCACAGACAACGAGGGCCGGGTGGCCGCGGAAGCCTTGGCCCTTCTCCTGGAAAGACCCTTAAGGCGGGAGACCGAAGGAGTCTACTCCGCCATCCAATACCTAGTAAAAGGCCCCCTGGCCCGCGAAGACTGCGAGCGCCTGGCCCGGGAGCTCCTGGCCAACGAACTTATTGAGCGCTGGTGGATCCTTTCCCGAAAGGAATACGAGGCCCGAGGGCTCTCCTACCCCGCCCCCCGGGTCACGGAAACCGCCGAAGCCACGGTGGAGACCTGGGATCTTTCCCGTCTTTCCGAGGAGGAACTGCTTCGGCTCTCGCGGGAAAGACTTCTGGCCCTTTCCCTTTCGGAAATGCGCACTATTCGGGACTTTTTCGCCCGGAAGGACTTCCTTGAGGAACGCCTCAAATACGGCCTCGGCCCGGAGATCACCGACGTGGAGCTAGAGTGTCTGGCCCAGACCTGGTCCGAGCACTGCAAACACAAGATCTTTAACGCCCGCATCCACTACCGGGATCTGGAGACCGGAGAAGAATTTACCGTGGACAGCCTCTTTAAGACTTATATCCGCGGGGCCACGGAAAAGATCCGCAGGAGCAAGGGTCCACGGGACTTCTGCCTTTCGGTCTTTGTGGACAATGCCGGGGTCATCAAGCTCAACGAGGCCTGGGCCCTGGCCTTTAAGGTGGAGACCCACAACAGCCCTTCGGCCCTTGATCCCTACGGCGGGGCCCTAACCGGGATCGTGGGGGTGAATCGCGATCCCTTCGGCACCGGAAAAGGGGCCCTCCTGGTCTTCAACACCGACGTCTTCTGTTTTGCCCCACCCCACTGGGACAAACCCCTTCCCCCACGGCTCCTCCACCCCCGGCGCATCTTCGAAGGGGTGCGGGAGGGCGTGGAGCACGGAGGCAACCAGAGCGGTATCCCTACGGTCAACGGCTCCATCGTCTTCGACCCCCGCTATCTAGGAAAACCCCTGGTTTACTGCGGAACAGGAGGTATCCTTCCTCTAGAGGTCTGCGGGGAGCCCTCCTGGAAGAAGGGGGCCCGGCCCGGAGACCTGGTGGTCATGGTAGGGGGTAGGATCGGAAAGGACGGAATCCACGGGGCCACCTTCTCCTCTGAGGCCTTGCACGAAGGAAGTCCGGCCACCGCGGTCCAGATTGGCGACCCCATCACCCAGAAAAAAATGACCGACTTTCTCCTTCGGGCCCGGGACGAATGCCTCTATACCTCCATCACCGACAACGGGGCCGGGGGACTCTCTTCCTCGGTGGGGGAGATGGCCCGGGAGGCCGGCGGGGCGGAACTGGATCTGGAAAAACCGCCCCTGAAGTACCCGGGACTTCGTCCCTGGGAGATCCTCCTTTCCGAAAGCCAGGAGCGCATGACCGTGGCCGTGCCTCCGGAGAAAATCGATCGCTTTCTGGAGCTGGCCCGCAAAATGGATGTGGAGGCCACGGTGGTGGGTCGTTTTACGGATTCGGGCTATTTTCACCTGCGTTATGAAGGGCGCACCGTAGGGCTCCTTCCCCTCCGGTTCCTTCATGAGGGGCTGCCCCAGATGGAACTTTTTGCCGAATGGCATCCACCGAAAACCGAAGATCCCGACCTTCCGGAGCCCGAAGATCTGGGGGCCGTGCTTAAAGAGATGCTGGGGCGTCTCAATGTCTGCTCCAAAGAATATGTGGTCCGGCAGTACGACCACGAAGTACAGGGGGGCTCGGTAATCAAACCGTTAGTCGGGGTCCTGGACGACGGCCCCAGTGATGCCGCGGTCCTCCGTCCGGACCTTTCCCGCACCGACGGTATCGCCGTGGCCCACGGAATTTGCCCCAAATTTTCAGACCTGGACACCTACTGGATGGCGGCCAACGCCATCGATGAGGCCATCCGTAACGCGGTCTGTGTGGGAGGAGACCTCGAACACATGGCCGGTCTGGACAACTTCTGCTGGTGTGACCCCATCGAGAGCGAAAAGACCCCCGACGGCCGCTACAAGCTGGCCCAGTTGGTCCGGGCCGCCCGAGCGGTGCACGATTTTACCGTGGCCTACGGGGTGCCCTGTATCTCGGGAAAGGATTCCATGAAAAACGACTACCTGATGGCCTTGGGCCTCGATCCCGAAGGAGAAAACCCCTACGGAGTGGGAGAGATCCTTCCCGACGGCTCCCTCAAGATTTCCGTCCCTCCCACGCTCCTTTTTTCCGTGGTGGCCCGGGTGCCGGACGTGACCCGGGCCTGTACCCTAGAGGTGAAACGCCCGGGAGACCTCCTCTACCTCCTGGGGATGACCCGGGATGAACTCGGGGGCTCGGAGTATTATGCCAGCCGGGGATTTGTGGGGACCTCGGTACCCCGGGTGCAGGCCCAGGAGGCCCGGGAACGATATCTAAGACTCCGGGAGGCCATCTATTACGGTCTAGTGGCCTCGGCCCACGACGCCTCCGACGGAGGGCTGGCCGTGGCCTTAGCCGAAAAGGCCTTCTCCGGGGGCTACGGACTTTTCGTGGATCTTTCGGCCGTGCCTTATGAGGGTTGCGGGCGGCCGGATTTTATCCTCTTTTCCGAGAGCGCAAGCCGCATCCTGGTTACCGTACCCCGGGACCGCCAGCGGGACTTCGAAAAACTTATGGAAGGAACGACTTTCGCCCTCATCGGGGAGGTTATCGCCGAACCGGAACTTATCGTTCGCGACGGCTTGGGGAGGGACCTTCTTAAGGAGTCCCTTTCCGAACTCAAGGCGGCCTGGAAGGCCCCCCTGGCCGAGATCTAG
- a CDS encoding cupin domain-containing protein has product MAYFYRKEEIKFGPHPKFEGVGLALLIDHTKDPRLSVSLLEIAPGVEIPVHTHETQADSIYVLSGEGEAYVEGSWQKIRPGDYLLIPPGEEHGVRNTGREPLRLFIVHAPPLF; this is encoded by the coding sequence ATGGCCTATTTTTACCGCAAAGAGGAAATAAAGTTTGGCCCTCATCCCAAGTTTGAAGGCGTGGGCCTGGCCCTTCTCATTGACCACACCAAGGATCCCCGGCTCAGTGTTTCCCTGCTGGAGATCGCCCCGGGGGTGGAGATCCCGGTCCACACCCACGAGACCCAAGCCGACTCCATCTATGTGCTTTCCGGAGAAGGAGAGGCCTATGTGGAGGGATCCTGGCAGAAAATTCGTCCCGGGGACTATCTCCTGATTCCCCCGGGAGAGGAACACGGAGTACGCAACACCGGAAGGGAGCCCCTCCGGCTTTTCATCGTGCACGCCCCGCCGCTTTTCTAG
- the thiL gene encoding thiamine-phosphate kinase, translated as MTEEEFLRFLVRHLSSGPEVLRAAEEDCAVVAEGDVSRLYTADALVEGVHFERKYFSSEALGWKLAAVNLSDVAAMGGAPEGALLILGAPSLEEEFLEAFYRGLRQGLEKYGAGLLGGDTVRAPVLFLGLFLFARAASPVFRSGARPGDLLFVSRPLGASAAALRFLKEGRRPPEPLLQAHLFPEPEVELGQEVARRALASAMMDISDGLLLDLSRLCRASGVPGAELEEVPVAEGATEEEALSGGEDFALLLAVPPEKAPLLGGLKRPLFRIGKLVETPGLRLKGRPLSPQGFDHFA; from the coding sequence ATGACCGAAGAGGAGTTTCTCAGATTCCTTGTCCGTCATCTCTCCTCCGGCCCGGAGGTGCTCCGGGCCGCAGAGGAGGACTGTGCGGTGGTGGCCGAAGGGGACGTCTCTCGTCTCTATACCGCGGACGCCCTGGTAGAAGGGGTGCACTTTGAGCGAAAATACTTCTCCTCGGAGGCCCTGGGGTGGAAGCTTGCGGCGGTCAACCTGAGCGATGTAGCGGCCATGGGAGGGGCCCCGGAAGGGGCCCTTTTAATTTTGGGGGCCCCTTCGTTAGAGGAGGAATTCCTGGAGGCCTTTTATCGGGGGCTGCGCCAGGGCCTTGAAAAATACGGGGCCGGGCTTTTGGGAGGGGATACCGTCAGGGCCCCGGTCCTCTTTCTAGGACTTTTTCTTTTCGCTCGAGCCGCAAGTCCGGTTTTTCGTTCCGGGGCCCGGCCGGGAGACCTCCTTTTCGTCTCCCGGCCCTTGGGGGCCTCCGCTGCGGCCCTGCGGTTTCTGAAAGAGGGCCGCAGGCCTCCGGAGCCCCTTCTTCAGGCCCATCTTTTCCCGGAGCCGGAAGTCGAGCTCGGCCAGGAGGTGGCCCGCCGGGCCCTGGCCTCGGCCATGATGGATATCTCCGACGGGCTACTTCTGGATCTCTCCCGGCTCTGCCGGGCCAGCGGGGTCCCGGGGGCCGAGCTGGAGGAGGTCCCGGTGGCTGAAGGGGCCACGGAGGAGGAGGCCCTCTCCGGAGGAGAGGACTTTGCCCTGCTTCTGGCCGTGCCCCCGGAGAAGGCCCCCCTTCTCGGAGGGCTAAAGCGTCCCCTTTTCCGGATAGGAAAACTCGTGGAAACCCCCGGCCTGCGCCTTAAAGGCCGCCCGCTTTCCCCTCAAGGATTCGATCACTTTGCCTAG
- the ndk gene encoding nucleoside-diphosphate kinase, giving the protein MERTLSLIKPDGVARNLIGEVIRSFEKAGLRVVALKMLRLTKEEAKEFYIVHKERPFYESLTDYMSSGPIVALVLEGEKAIARCREIMGATDPAEAAEGTIRKTFGLDKEKNTVHGSDSPESAAREIAFFFSERELLAGTR; this is encoded by the coding sequence ATGGAACGCACGCTTTCCCTGATAAAGCCCGATGGGGTGGCCCGGAACCTTATCGGAGAGGTGATCCGCTCTTTCGAAAAGGCCGGTCTGCGGGTGGTAGCCCTGAAGATGTTGCGGCTCACCAAAGAGGAGGCCAAGGAATTTTACATTGTTCACAAGGAAAGGCCCTTTTACGAAAGCCTTACAGACTATATGTCTTCCGGGCCCATCGTGGCCCTGGTCCTTGAAGGGGAAAAGGCCATTGCCCGCTGTCGAGAGATCATGGGGGCTACCGATCCCGCGGAGGCGGCCGAGGGGACCATCCGCAAGACCTTTGGTCTGGACAAAGAGAAGAACACCGTGCACGGCTCGGACAGCCCGGAGTCTGCGGCCCGGGAGATCGCCTTTTTCTTCAGTGAGCGGGAACTCCTGGCCGGTACCCGATGA
- a CDS encoding ATP-binding protein — translation MRRGAIKEISRLKEELSLRRKLENRLCKLSCEAPEKTLEEISRELVRDLKELTGSQLAAVGVYSETKKRWYFPNFVGLNNCGLKSYFAVSRLGGVFEKVFREKRPYVSNALSRDPHHRGLPEGHVPIKRVLIHPVVVKDRIKGLMMVANAPRRYGAREREIVEKLGSFYGFLLQMKEGVASPRNLNGDPLLDTQRARTLNLLVGNLAHKFNNLLNVIWASLEFAKFRPEHRPFEPFLEKAERASQELSGLVRQLLLYARGEVLGKKLIHLEEFIPRVTEFLRSLLPPQIELRTRVKKKLPPVRVDPVALEQILVNLVVNAAEAYSEKEGSILVRVDLTSRHHHLRTSRTPYRVRFCSGIPAKQWIVVEVKDQGRGIPPELLPRVAEPFYSTKGLGRGLGLAAVRNIIWAHDGCLSLFSSPEKGTSVKVYLPLSEDNQK, via the coding sequence ATGAGGAGGGGGGCCATTAAGGAGATTTCTCGGCTCAAAGAAGAGCTTTCCCTCCGCCGGAAACTAGAAAACCGGCTCTGCAAACTCTCCTGCGAGGCCCCGGAAAAGACCCTGGAGGAGATTTCCCGGGAGCTGGTGCGGGATCTCAAGGAACTTACCGGAAGCCAGTTGGCCGCAGTAGGTGTCTATAGCGAAACTAAAAAACGCTGGTATTTCCCGAACTTTGTTGGTCTTAATAATTGTGGCCTCAAGAGTTATTTTGCGGTGTCCCGTCTGGGAGGGGTCTTTGAAAAGGTCTTTCGGGAAAAGCGTCCTTACGTAAGCAACGCCCTTTCCCGGGATCCCCACCATCGGGGTCTCCCCGAGGGCCACGTTCCCATAAAACGGGTCCTTATCCACCCCGTGGTAGTAAAAGACCGCATAAAGGGCCTCATGATGGTAGCCAACGCCCCACGTCGCTACGGGGCTCGCGAACGAGAAATTGTAGAAAAACTGGGCTCCTTTTACGGATTTTTACTGCAAATGAAAGAAGGGGTAGCTTCTCCGCGAAATCTGAATGGGGACCCTCTTCTTGACACCCAGCGGGCCCGTACCCTCAATCTCCTGGTAGGGAACCTAGCCCATAAATTTAACAACCTCCTTAACGTCATCTGGGCCTCCCTGGAGTTCGCCAAATTCCGTCCAGAACATCGCCCGTTTGAACCCTTTTTGGAAAAGGCCGAAAGGGCCTCCCAGGAACTCTCGGGCCTAGTGCGGCAACTCCTCCTTTACGCCCGCGGGGAGGTGTTGGGAAAAAAGCTTATCCATCTTGAGGAATTTATCCCCCGGGTGACTGAATTTCTGCGCTCCCTCCTCCCTCCCCAGATAGAACTCCGCACCCGGGTCAAGAAAAAGCTTCCTCCGGTACGGGTGGATCCGGTAGCCTTGGAACAGATCCTGGTCAATCTGGTAGTCAATGCGGCGGAGGCCTATTCGGAAAAGGAAGGCTCCATCCTGGTTCGGGTGGACCTCACCTCTCGGCACCACCATCTCCGCACCAGCCGTACCCCTTACCGGGTGCGCTTCTGTAGCGGTATTCCCGCCAAACAATGGATTGTGGTGGAGGTAAAGGATCAGGGCCGGGGCATCCCCCCGGAACTTCTGCCCCGGGTGGCCGAACCCTTTTATTCTACCAAGGGCCTGGGCCGGGGGCTGGGGCTAGCGGCGGTAAGGAACATTATCTGGGCCCACGATGGTTGTCTTTCTCTCTTTTCCTCTCCAGAAAAAGGGACCAGCGTAAAGGTCTACCTCCCCCTCTCGGAGGATAACCAAAAATGA
- a CDS encoding response regulator, whose translation MKILLVDDEVLLGETLKELLVTLGYEVLYTSHPKEAKEILKERAQEIGLAIIDVILPEISGPELARWIKETYPHIKVICITGYTPMVEPEPCGAGVPVLFKPFSLSDLRPHLL comes from the coding sequence ATGAAGATCCTCCTGGTGGACGACGAAGTCCTCTTAGGAGAAACCCTGAAGGAGTTACTGGTGACCCTGGGCTACGAGGTGCTCTATACCTCGCACCCGAAGGAGGCTAAGGAAATCCTTAAAGAAAGAGCCCAGGAGATCGGACTGGCCATCATCGACGTTATCCTGCCCGAAATAAGCGGTCCGGAACTGGCCCGCTGGATAAAGGAAACCTATCCCCACATCAAAGTCATCTGCATCACCGGGTACACCCCTATGGTGGAACCTGAGCCCTGTGGGGCCGGAGTACCCGTTCTTTTTAAGCCCTTCAGTCTTTCGGACCTGCGTCCCCACCTCCTTTAG
- a CDS encoding J domain-containing protein: MRKNPFEVLGLSPRIVKELDEESLFRLVKACYRTLQQVYHPDLSSGSGEKALEINLAFEALNLRKNPESFRHWRRAYLRRLSRKTLQRRLEELHLQLGRNERERENLAETFWQSLLSRARQGHLLSPPPQRLRLKIYDIGLQYRLPYPVFGRRAPFKEFLFDEKGRLWIRLPGASDLRAGQSLRLLGGVPREKIEPWLLLEKTPSEGGLLPENFLQAETFKRACLPYLRHEIRPNLYLFSLRPEESSRLYLEGLLLEITPLPPDFKIVTKDLSPLQFCQESEDSSPEKDLPWVY; encoded by the coding sequence ATGCGCAAGAATCCCTTTGAGGTCCTGGGGCTTTCTCCCCGGATCGTAAAAGAACTTGACGAAGAAAGTCTTTTCCGTCTGGTAAAGGCCTGCTATCGCACTCTACAGCAGGTCTATCATCCGGATCTTTCTTCCGGCTCCGGGGAGAAGGCCCTGGAAATCAATCTGGCCTTTGAGGCCCTTAATCTCCGCAAAAATCCGGAGTCTTTTCGTCACTGGCGTCGGGCCTACCTCCGACGCCTTTCCCGAAAGACCCTGCAGAGGCGTTTGGAAGAACTTCATCTCCAGCTGGGGCGGAACGAAAGGGAAAGGGAAAACCTGGCCGAGACCTTTTGGCAGAGCCTCCTTTCTCGGGCCCGGCAGGGGCATCTTCTTTCCCCTCCCCCTCAACGGCTGCGCCTCAAAATCTACGACATCGGTCTCCAGTATCGCCTGCCCTATCCCGTCTTTGGGCGCCGAGCTCCCTTCAAGGAATTCCTCTTCGATGAGAAAGGACGCCTCTGGATAAGGCTTCCTGGGGCCTCGGACCTCCGGGCCGGGCAGAGTCTCCGCCTCCTCGGAGGGGTCCCCCGGGAAAAGATCGAGCCCTGGCTGCTTTTGGAAAAGACCCCTTCCGAAGGGGGCCTGCTTCCGGAAAACTTCCTGCAGGCCGAGACCTTTAAGCGGGCCTGTTTGCCTTATCTGAGACACGAAATACGCCCCAACCTCTACCTCTTCTCCCTGCGCCCGGAGGAATCCTCCCGCCTTTACCTCGAAGGCCTCCTCCTGGAAATCACTCCCCTCCCGCCGGATTTCAAAATTGTCACCAAAGACCTATCCCCTTTACAATTTTGTCAAGAGTCTGAAGACTCCTCTCCGGAAAAAGATCTTCCCTGGGTTTACTGA
- a CDS encoding P-II family nitrogen regulator: MKKVEAIIKPFKLEEVKEALTEIGVQGMTLTEVKGFGRQKGHQEIYRGAEYVVDFLPKIKLEIVVPEEMVERVVEAILKSARTGKIGDGKIFIYPVEEAIRIRTGEKGREAI; this comes from the coding sequence ATGAAAAAGGTGGAGGCCATCATTAAACCCTTTAAGCTGGAAGAGGTTAAAGAGGCCCTTACGGAGATCGGGGTTCAGGGGATGACCCTTACCGAGGTCAAGGGATTCGGGCGCCAAAAGGGGCACCAGGAAATCTATCGGGGCGCGGAGTACGTGGTGGACTTTTTACCCAAAATAAAGCTGGAAATTGTGGTCCCAGAGGAAATGGTGGAGCGGGTGGTGGAGGCCATCCTCAAGAGCGCCCGCACCGGAAAGATCGGGGACGGAAAGATCTTTATTTATCCTGTAGAGGAAGCCATCCGGATCCGTACCGGTGAAAAAGGGAGGGAGGCTATTTAA
- a CDS encoding HD domain-containing protein, giving the protein MLTEGHSEKGSRERCFYFDKFVRGLWEPLFRENPESRERVALVALGGYGEGYLCAGSDVDLLFLHAGLSEGTLASFVERLIYPLWDYHFEVSYRIFTPEEALRFALEEPTFLTALFSARLVYGSEALFAELLRGLRKLVSGRAKELYLRLKKYREARLARLGEEVYFLEPHLKEGPGGLRDFQFLIWAGRIVFGLEGLEDFVRTGLLTPEEEREISGAVSFIRRVRETLHRFCERKEDRLFMEYQPEIARRLGYPPDRRGTETFMTELFRAFSTLKEAVEDLMETVEELFFPEASPKIRFEVPSPTGAFLRRIFEIQAHEGRPLDRHLKKYLRGRFFCPEELEELRKAFPSLLTEPYSLLMLRSLRTTEVLYQILPEFRPLQGKVQYDLYHLYALDEHLFLTVEALHRLRSERPDLWKELPGGLPKELFFAALLHDVAKGQPGHAEVGAQRVREIAPRFGFSGQALEEVVFLVRHHLLLMDTALRRDLEEEKVVEEVALKVKTPSRLASLYLLTLADARATGPRAFTSWKAELLEDLYQKVRKLLQARKGTPDLAQKRKALLKEISPLLAESVPLPQLEHYDLPTLKRICLLVKSFLSSERAFLAEISPRPEGYSLFVVCPDRPGLLADLCGSLLAAGFRLRRVRAFTWPQGLAVDEFVVEPFWPGANLEEWKGLLARIFDQEVDLASLLSHKSESIWKLGPKIKWESPSEIQIDQESSPFYTILEIYTAEAPFLLYEIATTITHHGLTIGKALVSEKEDRAAFILYLQTKEGEKLSAQEAEELRQKIQNQLKEVRS; this is encoded by the coding sequence GTGCTGACCGAAGGGCATTCCGAAAAGGGGTCTCGCGAGCGCTGTTTCTACTTTGACAAATTTGTCAGGGGTCTCTGGGAGCCCCTTTTCCGAGAAAACCCAGAAAGCAGAGAACGGGTGGCCTTGGTGGCCTTAGGGGGCTACGGAGAGGGGTATCTCTGCGCCGGCTCCGATGTGGACCTCCTCTTTCTCCACGCCGGGCTTTCCGAAGGAACTCTAGCCAGCTTTGTAGAGCGCCTCATCTACCCCCTGTGGGACTACCATTTTGAGGTCTCCTATCGCATCTTCACCCCTGAAGAGGCCCTGCGCTTCGCCTTAGAGGAGCCTACCTTCCTCACCGCCCTATTTTCCGCACGCCTGGTCTACGGTTCGGAAGCCCTCTTTGCGGAACTCCTCCGAGGGCTCCGCAAGCTGGTCTCCGGCCGGGCCAAAGAGCTTTACCTGCGTCTCAAGAAATATCGAGAGGCCCGTCTGGCCCGATTGGGAGAGGAGGTCTATTTCCTGGAACCCCACCTCAAGGAGGGTCCCGGGGGCCTGAGGGATTTTCAGTTCCTTATCTGGGCGGGGAGGATCGTCTTCGGCCTGGAAGGGCTGGAAGATTTTGTGCGTACCGGGCTTCTCACTCCGGAAGAAGAAAGAGAGATCTCCGGGGCGGTAAGTTTCATTCGCCGGGTGCGGGAAACCCTCCATCGTTTTTGCGAGCGCAAGGAAGACCGGCTTTTTATGGAATATCAACCGGAGATCGCCCGCCGGCTGGGGTACCCTCCCGACCGGCGGGGTACGGAAACCTTTATGACCGAGCTTTTCCGGGCCTTCTCCACGCTCAAGGAAGCCGTGGAAGATCTGATGGAAACCGTGGAAGAGCTCTTTTTCCCGGAAGCCTCGCCCAAGATACGCTTCGAGGTCCCCAGCCCCACCGGGGCCTTCCTGCGGCGCATCTTTGAGATCCAGGCCCATGAGGGACGTCCCTTGGACCGGCACCTCAAAAAGTATCTCCGCGGGCGCTTTTTCTGCCCCGAAGAATTGGAAGAATTGCGCAAGGCCTTTCCCTCCCTCCTCACCGAACCCTATAGTCTTCTTATGCTCCGGAGTTTGCGAACCACGGAAGTCCTCTATCAGATTCTTCCGGAATTTCGCCCCCTGCAGGGAAAAGTGCAGTACGACCTTTATCACCTCTATGCCCTGGACGAACACCTTTTTCTCACCGTAGAGGCCCTTCACAGACTCCGTTCCGAGCGTCCAGACCTCTGGAAAGAACTCCCCGGTGGCCTGCCGAAAGAACTCTTTTTCGCCGCCCTGCTTCACGATGTAGCCAAGGGACAGCCGGGACACGCCGAAGTGGGCGCCCAGAGGGTGCGCGAAATCGCGCCGCGGTTCGGTTTTTCAGGCCAGGCCTTGGAGGAGGTGGTTTTCCTAGTGCGCCATCACCTCCTTCTCATGGACACGGCCCTGCGCCGGGATCTCGAAGAAGAAAAGGTGGTGGAAGAGGTAGCCCTGAAGGTCAAGACCCCTTCCCGGCTCGCCTCTCTTTACCTTTTAACCCTGGCCGATGCCCGGGCCACCGGTCCCCGGGCCTTCACCTCCTGGAAGGCCGAACTCCTGGAAGATCTTTATCAGAAGGTCCGCAAACTCCTTCAGGCCCGGAAAGGGACTCCAGACCTGGCCCAGAAGAGAAAGGCCCTTCTTAAGGAAATTTCGCCTTTGCTTGCCGAAAGTGTGCCTCTTCCCCAGCTAGAACACTACGATCTCCCCACCCTCAAACGGATCTGCCTTCTGGTAAAGAGCTTTTTATCTTCCGAAAGGGCCTTCCTTGCGGAAATTTCTCCTCGCCCCGAAGGATACAGTCTTTTCGTGGTCTGCCCCGATCGCCCGGGACTGCTGGCCGATCTTTGCGGGAGCCTTCTGGCTGCAGGATTCCGTCTCCGGCGCGTACGGGCCTTCACCTGGCCCCAGGGCCTGGCGGTGGATGAATTCGTAGTGGAGCCCTTTTGGCCCGGGGCTAACCTCGAAGAATGGAAAGGACTCCTGGCCAGGATCTTTGATCAAGAGGTAGATCTGGCCTCCCTTCTTTCGCACAAAAGTGAAAGTATTTGGAAGTTAGGTCCCAAAATTAAATGGGAATCTCCTTCAGAGATCCAAATAGACCAGGAAAGTTCTCCTTTTTATACTATTTTAGAAATTTACACCGCCGAAGCTCCCTTTCTTCTTTACGAGATCGCCACGACAATCACCCACCATGGACTGACCATCGGCAAGGCCCTGGTCTCGGAAAAGGAGGATCGAGCAGCTTTCATCCTTTACCTTCAAACCAAAGAAGGGGAAAAGCTTTCGGCCCAGGAGGCCGAAGAGTTGCGCCAAAAAATCCAAAACCAACTAAAGGAGGTTAGGTCATGA